The Streptomyces sp. P9-A4 genome contains a region encoding:
- the leuC gene encoding 3-isopropylmalate dehydratase large subunit, protein MSTITQPERAERNLIEKVWENHVVDRAPGEPDLLYIDLHLLHEASSPQAFDGLQLTGRRVRRPDLALALEDHNVPTNTLFVKDAMGSAQLERLRENCENQGIELFSLGDDRQGIVHVVAPELGFVRPGMTVVCGDSHTSTHGAFGALAFGVGTSDVEHVLATQTLALQRPRTMSVEFVGEPPADVTPKDLILALIAHIGANGANGYAIEYRGKAVENLSMEGRMTVCNMSIEAGARAGLIAPDHKTVDYLRERWDPAADAEWEEACAYWDSLRTDEGAAFDRVVELDVTGLKPFVTWGTNPGQAVPLDAEVPAPESFGSDAERAAARRALEYMGLEAHVPMRDIDINTVFLGSCTNGRIEDLRAAADVLRGRKVAPSITMLVVPGSMAVRAQAEEEGLHQVFLDAGAQWRLSGCSMCMGINADRLQGIQRVASTSNRNYEGRQGTHARTHLVSPVVAAATAVVGRLATPSELTDPKNEQEDQA, encoded by the coding sequence ATGAGCACCATCACGCAGCCGGAACGCGCCGAGCGCAACCTGATCGAGAAGGTGTGGGAGAACCACGTCGTCGACCGGGCGCCGGGCGAACCCGACCTCCTCTACATCGACCTGCACCTGCTCCACGAGGCCAGCTCGCCGCAGGCCTTCGACGGCCTCCAGCTCACCGGACGCCGGGTCCGCAGACCCGACCTGGCGCTCGCCCTGGAAGACCACAACGTGCCCACCAACACGCTGTTCGTGAAGGACGCGATGGGCAGCGCACAGCTGGAGCGGCTCCGCGAGAACTGCGAGAACCAGGGCATCGAGCTGTTCTCGCTGGGCGACGACCGGCAGGGCATCGTGCACGTCGTGGCACCGGAGCTGGGCTTCGTCCGCCCCGGCATGACCGTGGTGTGCGGCGACAGCCACACCTCCACGCACGGCGCCTTCGGCGCCCTCGCCTTCGGCGTCGGCACCAGCGACGTCGAGCACGTCCTCGCCACCCAGACGCTGGCCCTCCAGCGGCCCAGGACCATGTCGGTCGAGTTCGTCGGCGAGCCGCCGGCGGACGTGACGCCCAAGGACCTGATCCTCGCGCTGATCGCCCACATCGGGGCCAACGGGGCCAACGGCTACGCCATCGAGTACCGCGGCAAGGCCGTCGAGAACCTCTCCATGGAGGGGCGGATGACGGTCTGCAACATGAGCATCGAGGCCGGTGCCCGCGCCGGTCTCATCGCCCCGGACCACAAGACGGTCGACTACCTGCGCGAGCGCTGGGACCCGGCCGCGGACGCCGAGTGGGAGGAGGCCTGCGCCTACTGGGATTCGCTGCGGACCGACGAGGGCGCCGCCTTCGACCGGGTCGTGGAGCTCGACGTCACCGGGCTGAAGCCCTTCGTCACCTGGGGCACCAACCCCGGCCAGGCCGTACCGCTGGACGCCGAGGTCCCCGCCCCCGAGTCCTTCGGCAGCGACGCCGAGCGGGCGGCGGCGCGCCGCGCCCTGGAGTACATGGGCCTCGAAGCGCACGTGCCGATGCGGGACATCGACATCAACACGGTCTTCCTCGGCTCCTGCACCAACGGCCGCATCGAGGACCTGCGGGCCGCGGCCGACGTGCTGCGCGGCCGCAAGGTCGCCCCGTCGATCACGATGCTCGTCGTCCCCGGCTCGATGGCCGTCCGCGCCCAGGCCGAGGAGGAGGGCCTGCACCAGGTCTTCCTGGACGCGGGTGCGCAGTGGCGGCTCTCCGGCTGCTCGATGTGCATGGGCATCAACGCCGACCGCCTCCAGGGCATCCAGCGCGTCGCCTCCACCTCGAACCGCAACTACGAGGGCCGGCAGGGCACCCACGCCCGCACCCACCTGGTCTCGCCCGTGGTGGCCGCCGCCACCGCCGTCGTCGGGCGACTGGCCACCCCGAGCGAGCTGACCGACCCGAAGAACGAGCAGGAGGACCAGGCATGA